A window of Hevea brasiliensis isolate MT/VB/25A 57/8 chromosome 14, ASM3005281v1, whole genome shotgun sequence contains these coding sequences:
- the LOC110637806 gene encoding 40S ribosomal protein S16, whose protein sequence is MAAPAAPIESVQCFGRKKTAVAVTYCKRGRGLIKINGCPIELVEPEILRFKAYEPILLLGRHRFAGVDMRIRVKGGGHTSQIYAIRQSIAKALVAFYQKYVDEQSKKEIKDILVRYDRTLLVADPRRCEPKKFGGRGARARFQKSYR, encoded by the coding sequence ATGGCAGCGCCAGCGGCACCAATCGAGTCCGTCCAATGCTTCGGCCGCAAGAAGACCGCTGTGGCCGTCACCTACTGCAAGCGTGGGAGAGGCCTAATCAAGATCAATGGTTGCCCAATCGAGCTGGTTGAGCCCGAGATCCTCCGTTTCAAGGCGTACGAGCCCATCCTCCTCCTTGGACGACATCGTTTTGCGGGAGTCGACATGCGTATTCGCGTCAAGGGCGGTGGGCACACCTCCCAGATCTATGCCATCCGCCAGAGCATAGCTAAAGCTCTCGTCGCCTTCTATCAGAAGTACGTGGACGAGCAGAGCAAAAAGGAGATCAAAGACATTTTGGTCAGGTACGATAGGACTTTGCTTGTAGCTGATCCTAGGCGCTGTGAGCCTAAGAAGTTCGGTGGTCGTGGTGCTCGTGCCAGGTTCCAGAAGAGTTACCGTTGA